In Candidatus Sodalis pierantonius str. SOPE, one DNA window encodes the following:
- a CDS encoding ribokinase, giving the protein MSVFILGSYAKALVMTTDRIPLAGETLIGEDFRQTWGGKGSDMAVQAARLGAEVAYSGVVGDDAFGQKFITLMLQEGVDITALTVTTALPTGAGLIIKDRQARNVIVVDMGANRLFTPALVDQTLTHIKGSRVVLAQLEIPLETALYGLRQAKKLGKTTVLNPAPARDLRGIDLSVIDYLTPNETEARVALGLAPDDGRSNREIADMLLATGCCYVVMTLGEAGSAVFSRDRMCTVPPCPVAVVDSNGAGDSFNAALAVALDEGQPIANAVLFANATAALCCTDWETVPSYCDRSEVDAFMQTLSAAEVMLS; this is encoded by the coding sequence ATGAGTGTATTTATTCTCGGTAGCTACGCGAAAGCGCTAGTGATGACCACCGACCGTATTCCCCTCGCCGGAGAAACGCTGATTGGCGAGGATTTCCGTCAGACCTGGGGCGGAAAAGGGTCCGACATGGCCGTGCAGGCGGCCCGTCTGGGGGCCGAGGTCGCCTACAGCGGTGTAGTGGGCGACGATGCGTTTGGGCAGAAATTCATTACCCTGATGCTGCAGGAGGGCGTCGATATCACGGCGCTGACCGTAACCACCGCGCTGCCGACCGGCGCGGGGCTTATCATCAAAGATCGCCAAGCGCGGAATGTCATTGTCGTAGATATGGGCGCCAACCGGTTATTTACCCCGGCCCTGGTTGACCAGACGCTGACGCACATCAAAGGCAGCCGGGTGGTTTTGGCACAATTGGAAATTCCGCTGGAAACGGCGCTATACGGCCTGCGTCAGGCCAAGAAACTCGGCAAAACCACCGTGCTTAATCCGGCGCCCGCCCGCGACTTGCGCGGTATTGATCTTAGCGTCATTGACTATTTGACGCCCAATGAAACGGAAGCCCGCGTCGCGCTGGGCCTCGCCCCCGACGATGGGCGCAGCAACCGGGAAATCGCCGATATGTTACTCGCTACCGGCTGCTGCTATGTCGTCATGACGCTCGGGGAGGCCGGCTCCGCCGTGTTCAGCCGCGATCGGATGTGTACGGTTCCACCCTGTCCGGTGGCTGTCGTCGACAGCAACGGAGCGGGAGACAGTTTCAACGCGGCGCTGGCTGTTGCCCTGGATGAAGGCCAGCCTATCGCAAACGCCGTACTGTTTGCCAACGCCACGGCGGCCCTTTGCTGCACCGACTGGGAAACCGTACCCTCCTATTGCGACCGCAGTGAGGTCGACGCTTTTATGCAAACCCTGTCCGCCGCGGAGGTAATGCTCTCATGA
- the rbsD gene encoding D-ribose pyranase — MRPDRILHPELAGALATLGHTDIVLVTDAGFPIPPQAKRIDLGFWLGTIDVLSILRVLRQEIFVEEVRFASEVRDCHPQLYQTLQELYTGSGAEFRTASHETLCRDIAYEAKVIIHSGSFNPWANVALVASTDPFAWFTDVSGVPPLPAYIARRQRIHDNVVPILN; from the coding sequence ATGAGACCCGATAGAATCTTGCATCCAGAACTCGCTGGCGCGCTGGCAACTCTGGGCCATACCGACATTGTGCTGGTCACTGACGCCGGTTTCCCTATCCCGCCGCAGGCAAAGCGTATTGATTTGGGTTTTTGGCTCGGCACCATCGATGTGCTGTCGATCCTGCGCGTACTGCGCCAGGAGATTTTCGTCGAAGAGGTTCGCTTTGCGAGCGAGGTACGCGACTGCCATCCGCAGCTTTATCAGACGCTACAGGAATTGTACACCGGTTCAGGCGCCGAGTTCCGCACCGCCAGCCACGAAACGCTTTGCCGCGACATCGCTTATGAGGCCAAAGTTATCATCCATTCCGGATCTTTCAATCCTTGGGCCAACGTCGCTCTGGTTGCCAGCACCGATCCCTTTGCCTGGTTCACCGACGTTTCCGGCGTACCCCCCCTGCCGGCCTACATCGCAAGACGCCAGCGCATTCACGATAACGTTGTACCGATACTCAACTGA
- a CDS encoding transporter substrate-binding domain-containing protein translates to MLKIRGMLPDVGKTLFNTAPAIFPLAFFTRGRLRMKLSTMVCALCMTATLLGSVSAQAAEGKKWTTVRIGTEGAFRPFNFTKPDGTLDGFEIDLYKVLCKSMQVACEIVVQPFTGMIPALQAGKFDAIMSGMSATDKRRQVIDFSVPYSNSGQTFATLKDSPLAKLPDTGMRFSLTKDEAGAVKELEKIKPALQDKVIGVQTASIAATFLNKYLQGVVKVREYKTTEEHDLDLAAGRVDLVIASVTYLNGAREKLGNANMVLAGPQFIGGLLGSGSAIGLRKSDPELKKMFDDAIMKVKQDGTLKTLGMKWFGQDITPQ, encoded by the coding sequence ATGTTAAAAATACGCGGCATGCTTCCTGATGTCGGCAAGACATTATTTAACACCGCTCCGGCGATATTTCCGTTGGCATTTTTCACCAGAGGTAGGCTTAGAATGAAATTATCCACGATGGTTTGCGCGCTGTGTATGACGGCGACGCTGTTGGGCAGCGTTAGCGCTCAGGCCGCGGAAGGGAAAAAATGGACCACGGTGCGCATTGGCACCGAAGGGGCATTCCGACCGTTCAATTTTACCAAACCGGATGGCACGCTTGATGGTTTTGAAATTGATTTGTATAAGGTGCTCTGCAAATCGATGCAGGTGGCATGTGAGATTGTCGTCCAGCCCTTTACTGGCATGATCCCGGCGCTGCAGGCCGGCAAATTCGACGCGATTATGTCCGGGATGTCGGCGACCGATAAGCGTCGGCAGGTGATTGATTTTTCGGTGCCCTACAGCAATTCGGGCCAGACCTTCGCCACCCTGAAAGACAGTCCGTTGGCTAAATTACCGGATACCGGCATGCGTTTTTCGCTGACCAAGGATGAAGCCGGAGCGGTGAAGGAGCTGGAGAAGATTAAACCCGCTTTGCAGGATAAGGTCATCGGTGTTCAGACCGCCTCGATTGCCGCCACTTTTCTGAATAAATATCTGCAGGGCGTGGTGAAGGTGCGGGAATATAAAACCACCGAAGAGCACGATCTGGACCTGGCCGCGGGCCGTGTGGATCTGGTTATCGCTTCGGTAACCTATTTGAATGGCGCGCGGGAAAAACTCGGCAACGCCAATATGGTCCTGGCAGGGCCGCAATTTATTGGCGGCCTGCTGGGCAGCGGTTCGGCTATCGGTCTGCGTAAATCCGATCCCGAACTGAAGAAAATGTTTGACGATGCCATCATGAAGGTCAAGCAGGATGGTACTCTGAAGACGCTGGGTATGAAGTGGTTCGGCCAGGATATTACGCCGCAATAA
- a CDS encoding IS5-like element ISSoEn1 family transposase translates to MAKQKFKITNWPAYNNALRQRGDLTVWLDEPAIAAWTESTPPEHRGRPLHYTDMAITTVLMIKRVFNLSLRALQGFVDSIFKLMGLSLRCPDYSLVSRRAKTVDISIKTPTRGEISHLVIDGTGLKVFGEGEWKVRQHGAERRRVWRKLHLAVDSVTHEIICADLSLSGTTDAQALPGLINQTHRKIREASADSAYDTRYCHDALLRKKIKPLIPPRSGAQYWPARYHERNHAVANQHLSGNNDTWKKKVGYHRRSLAETAMFRFKTLLGGHLSLHDYDAQVGEAMAMVKALNRITLLGMPNSVRIM, encoded by the coding sequence ATGGCAAAGCAAAAGTTTAAAATTACCAACTGGCCCGCATATAACAATGCGCTCAGGCAGCGGGGGGACCTGACAGTATGGCTTGATGAGCCAGCCATTGCTGCATGGACTGAGAGTACACCACCTGAACATCGTGGCCGACCGCTTCACTACACCGATATGGCCATTACCACGGTTCTGATGATAAAGCGCGTGTTTAACCTTTCGCTCCGGGCGTTACAGGGTTTCGTTGACTCGATTTTTAAACTGATGGGGCTGTCGCTGCGCTGCCCAGATTACTCTCTGGTCAGCCGGCGAGCAAAAACCGTCGACATCAGCATAAAAACGCCAACCCGCGGCGAAATCTCACATCTGGTCATCGATGGCACCGGCCTGAAAGTCTTCGGCGAAGGCGAATGGAAAGTCAGGCAGCATGGGGCTGAGAGGCGCAGAGTATGGCGCAAGCTTCATCTGGCAGTAGATAGCGTGACACATGAAATTATCTGTGCCGATTTATCGCTAAGCGGTACGACAGATGCGCAGGCGCTGCCCGGGCTGATTAACCAAACCCACCGGAAAATCAGGGAAGCGTCGGCTGACAGTGCTTACGATACGCGTTACTGTCATGATGCTCTGCTGAGGAAAAAAATAAAGCCGCTTATCCCACCGCGAAGTGGTGCGCAATATTGGCCAGCTCGATACCATGAGCGTAACCATGCGGTGGCAAATCAGCATCTGAGCGGCAATAACGATACCTGGAAAAAGAAAGTAGGTTATCACCGGCGTTCACTGGCTGAAACGGCCATGTTCCGGTTTAAAACACTTCTGGGTGGTCATCTGAGTCTGCATGACTATGACGCGCAGGTAGGTGAGGCAATGGCAATGGTTAAAGCACTTAACCGGATCACACTGTTAGGAATGCCAAACAGCGTCCGCATCATGTAA